The following coding sequences lie in one Euhalothece natronophila Z-M001 genomic window:
- a CDS encoding IS1634 family transposase, whose product MATISNNFSSIEVTNLDHLGIVAGLIDEIGLVEQINELVVEQPREKVSPGHAVKAMILNGLGLFSSPLYLFPKFFEGKPTSHLIGEGIEAKHLNDDRLGRVLDKLYLTGLEDIFLSIALKAIKQFSIDVESVHLDSSSFSVEGEYENPLIEEVNLEVDSEPGEKRNPPQRIEITYGYSRDKRPDLKQFMVDLISSSDGDIPVFLRAGSGNESDQKVFPELFKQFRSQVDFDSLMVADRALYTAENLKQMEELKWLTRVPFRLKPAQALARQIKSSQMSSSSLDGYSYSIHQTTYGGIEQRWLVVESEERKESDQKRLEKKIKKDRLEAEKELRELSRQTYACVPDAIKAAKKLEKKFKYHQISQIETREEKDKNPDQAKVRVRAGLEENLALIQEEKQLAGRFLLATNIVDEGELSPNQMLIEYKEQQSTERGFRFLKDPMFLADSIFIKSPERIQAMVLILGLCLLIYNLGQRELRSALVRRGEMVKNQLGKETNSPTLRWIFQQFQAVHLLKVRGENEVSNLTEERLNLLELFPKPCQQYY is encoded by the coding sequence ATGGCGACTATCTCCAACAACTTCTCATCAATTGAAGTCACCAATTTAGACCATTTAGGAATAGTAGCTGGATTAATTGATGAAATCGGGCTGGTAGAACAAATTAATGAATTAGTAGTGGAACAACCCCGGGAAAAAGTCAGTCCTGGTCATGCAGTGAAAGCAATGATTCTCAATGGATTAGGACTGTTTTCATCTCCGTTATACCTATTTCCCAAGTTCTTTGAAGGAAAACCCACCTCACATTTAATTGGAGAAGGGATTGAAGCCAAACACTTAAATGATGACCGGTTAGGACGAGTCTTAGACAAATTATATTTAACCGGATTAGAAGACATATTTCTTAGCATCGCCTTAAAAGCCATCAAACAATTCTCAATTGATGTCGAGAGTGTTCATCTCGATTCCAGCTCTTTCAGTGTGGAAGGAGAATACGAAAATCCTTTAATCGAAGAAGTCAATTTGGAAGTGGATTCAGAACCAGGAGAAAAACGAAATCCACCTCAACGAATTGAAATTACCTATGGTTATTCTCGGGATAAACGTCCCGACTTAAAGCAATTCATGGTCGATTTAATTAGTAGTAGCGATGGAGATATTCCCGTTTTCTTAAGAGCCGGAAGTGGCAATGAATCTGACCAAAAAGTATTTCCTGAACTTTTTAAGCAATTTCGTTCTCAAGTAGATTTCGATTCATTGATGGTAGCAGATAGGGCACTATACACCGCAGAAAATTTGAAACAAATGGAAGAGTTGAAATGGCTGACCCGAGTTCCCTTCCGTCTTAAACCGGCTCAAGCTCTTGCTAGACAAATTAAATCCTCTCAAATGAGTTCCAGTTCTCTTGATGGATACAGTTACTCGATTCACCAGACAACTTATGGGGGAATTGAACAACGATGGTTAGTGGTAGAAAGTGAAGAAAGAAAAGAATCCGACCAAAAACGTCTTGAGAAAAAAATAAAGAAAGATAGACTCGAAGCCGAAAAAGAATTACGAGAGTTATCTCGACAAACTTATGCTTGTGTTCCTGATGCCATCAAAGCTGCCAAAAAACTAGAAAAGAAATTTAAGTACCATCAAATCAGCCAGATTGAAACTCGTGAAGAAAAAGACAAAAATCCTGACCAAGCTAAGGTTAGAGTTCGAGCCGGTTTAGAAGAAAATTTAGCCCTGATTCAGGAAGAAAAACAACTAGCTGGACGGTTTCTTCTCGCCACTAATATTGTAGATGAAGGGGAACTCTCTCCTAATCAAATGCTCATTGAATATAAAGAGCAACAGTCAACGGAAAGGGGATTTAGGTTCTTAAAAGACCCCATGTTTTTAGCAGACAGCATTTTCATTAAATCTCCGGAACGAATTCAGGCGATGGTCTTAATTCTGGGCTTGTGTCTGCTCATTTATAATTTGGGGCAAAGAGAACTGCGTTCGGCTTTAGTGAGACGAGGAGAAATGGTTAAAAATCAATTAGGGAAAGAAACGAATTCTCCTACTTTACGTTGGATTTTTCAACAATTTCAAGCGGTTCACTTGTTAAAAGTTAGAGGAGAAAACGAAGTTTCTAATCTCACCGAAGAGAGATTAAATTTACTAGAATTGTTTCCCAAACCTTGCCAACAATATTATTGA
- a CDS encoding helicase domain-containing protein produces the protein MFIYRTESFQKKLQLHNLEQEVDRLCEELAQMSVSQAQSRFERIYPFLKRKERNLRLIARIYRVDNTPILCWLTLFHRGASEYKDFLRDRENYAHQSWAKEVEESRLREWLKQQQIATSNNTTTSPRFPSHLYPWLQPPTWEIDTNTLLIYESQSWVQQFQNLTIRQNWQNYYQLIVDLIDMTTLPGLFYPDWEVRLHGNQQCHLLYTYLITQDESPREILFLLYPFLNRPTDEEIAQIIQKEQFNFTQEIYLDDLTNWAQRSYTHEIIYSEESWLAIEDETTTNLALSAEEEAILHSVSTSYPSLPLFLNGQAGSGKSTMLFHLFADYCHRHFLICQEDEKAVFKKPHPLFLAYNDRLLKVAKEQVATLLQNHHRFTEKEPFSNPLPQISPFFKSFRQFLRNLLPPEEKQLFSTDKYISFHYFRQLCKRHLPRYSPEQCWLVIRTFIKGYHLDERNNYLSIEDYQEIPNREKIVSEDDFKNIYNQVWHWYYRYTKENQAWDDQDLIRWVLFHQYYSPDYTAIFCDESQDFTRLELQLIMRLSVFSKYDLEHEFVPSLPFAFAGDPLQTLNPTGFRWASLKATFYNEVLTALSPTGNLNLEMNFQELVCNYRSFPAIVGVSNLIQLWRTHLFELAELEPQTARRIGESSPEKYILGENLSPEEAKLYMQDSLIILPCDETGETDYIRNDQLLKDLFPEINNGSKPWNMLSAITAKGLEFKQVILYKFGDNCPQDIFATSSQNLEKIKYFLNKLYVATSRATEQLFIVDTQKGEQHLWQYASDSNQLQNLIRNHLSHLQKWENKIHLLNWGYTPESLGKDDPYTIAETLMTEGLNNKNSDLLWRAHQAYKRLQQEEQAAVCEAEALKLDGEFIKAGHSFLKQQKLESAWHCFWQGMAWQELLKLYHHFKETEADIDENSWFRIENDYPLIEYMATLSSNPQVSQLDNFTQILKSQLNKEQFKQEILSPQWQNALESYYQQINLFIKNKSQEFYSNCENHAQILEKVSSIITQDRKNKYLKLAGYCYFYSKNYQQAINCWELSKTTNIPEYYRAKAYILGMPKGLEYLVRLGANQEILQAWEKANKPMQPQWLSYVAPVLEANSHYETALQAYCHLNKKDKVHACWKKISSPSLKLISGLISYYIHFQHWEEMITTLESYISQIIQNTNTLFLPFLTRLAASKLTPESLNKQQRQRLETLFQDSIIPLSKPQNYSTYYVGVILEKMGALVLSLQFYENYTGNQTSSKLRKFARQRWLAVKKKQALYFQNQGKNERANNLEKEVKRRAIHWSIPPQEIKLTPPQIRIQQKSSSPIPTEKSFLKYPQEAQVESFPQGIMQLKVRHLDIKVMKKAQQILILDQLSQQTIRIDGLTSQVKVGEMILKPQGKQGLSFVSPSGSFGGNVLYSKEGFKVELKIQGLSEKIEITF, from the coding sequence ATGTTCATTTATCGAACCGAGTCTTTTCAGAAAAAACTGCAACTCCATAATCTGGAGCAAGAAGTAGATCGTCTCTGTGAAGAATTAGCACAGATGTCAGTTAGTCAAGCGCAGTCTCGGTTTGAGCGCATTTATCCTTTTCTCAAACGCAAAGAAAGAAATTTACGCCTTATTGCTCGCATTTATCGTGTTGACAATACTCCCATTTTATGCTGGCTAACTTTATTTCACCGGGGGGCAAGTGAATATAAAGATTTTTTGCGCGATCGCGAAAACTATGCTCATCAGTCTTGGGCAAAAGAAGTAGAAGAAAGTCGTCTTCGAGAATGGCTAAAACAACAGCAAATAGCTACCTCAAATAATACCACTACGTCCCCACGGTTTCCCAGTCATCTTTACCCTTGGTTACAGCCTCCCACTTGGGAAATTGACACCAATACTCTTTTAATTTACGAAAGCCAAAGTTGGGTACAACAATTTCAAAACCTAACCATTCGCCAAAATTGGCAAAATTATTATCAGTTAATTGTTGATTTAATTGATATGACAACACTTCCGGGGCTATTTTATCCTGACTGGGAAGTGCGACTCCATGGAAATCAACAATGTCACCTTCTCTATACTTACTTAATCACCCAAGATGAGTCTCCTAGAGAAATTTTATTTCTACTTTATCCATTTCTGAACCGCCCAACCGATGAAGAAATTGCTCAAATTATTCAAAAAGAACAATTTAACTTTACTCAAGAAATCTATTTAGATGATCTCACTAATTGGGCGCAACGATCTTATACCCATGAAATTATTTATTCCGAAGAATCATGGCTTGCCATTGAAGACGAAACAACCACTAACTTAGCCTTATCTGCCGAAGAGGAAGCAATATTACATTCTGTCTCTACCTCTTACCCTTCTCTTCCTTTATTCTTAAATGGACAGGCAGGCAGTGGCAAATCAACCATGCTTTTCCACCTCTTCGCAGACTATTGTCATCGTCATTTTTTAATTTGCCAAGAAGACGAAAAAGCAGTATTTAAGAAACCACATCCTCTATTTCTTGCCTATAATGACCGACTTTTAAAAGTTGCCAAAGAGCAAGTTGCTACCCTATTACAAAACCATCACCGTTTTACAGAAAAAGAGCCATTTAGTAACCCTTTACCACAAATTTCTCCTTTTTTTAAAAGTTTCCGCCAATTCCTCCGTAATTTATTACCCCCTGAAGAAAAGCAACTTTTCTCCACTGATAAATATATTTCATTCCATTATTTTCGGCAATTATGTAAGCGACATTTACCGCGATATTCTCCTGAACAATGTTGGTTAGTTATTCGGACATTTATCAAAGGATATCATTTAGATGAGCGAAATAACTATTTAAGTATTGAAGATTATCAAGAAATTCCTAATCGAGAAAAAATTGTTAGTGAAGATGACTTTAAAAACATTTATAATCAAGTTTGGCACTGGTATTATAGATATACTAAAGAAAATCAAGCGTGGGATGATCAGGACTTAATTCGCTGGGTATTATTCCATCAATATTATTCCCCAGATTATACGGCTATTTTTTGTGATGAATCTCAAGATTTTACTCGCTTAGAATTGCAATTAATCATGCGTCTTTCTGTGTTTTCAAAATATGATCTAGAGCATGAATTTGTTCCCAGTCTTCCCTTTGCTTTTGCAGGTGATCCACTACAAACACTTAATCCCACAGGCTTTCGTTGGGCAAGCTTAAAAGCTACATTTTATAACGAAGTCTTGACAGCTTTATCGCCAACAGGAAACCTTAACTTAGAAATGAATTTCCAAGAACTAGTTTGCAATTATCGCTCATTTCCTGCAATTGTTGGTGTAAGTAATTTAATTCAGTTATGGCGCACTCATTTATTTGAATTAGCTGAACTTGAACCCCAAACTGCTCGTAGAATTGGGGAAAGTAGTCCTGAGAAGTATATCTTAGGGGAAAACTTATCTCCTGAGGAAGCTAAACTTTATATGCAAGACTCCTTAATTATTTTACCCTGTGATGAAACAGGAGAAACTGATTATATTCGTAATGATCAATTATTAAAGGATTTATTCCCAGAAATTAATAATGGTAGTAAACCATGGAATATGCTGAGTGCAATTACAGCAAAAGGTTTAGAATTTAAGCAAGTCATACTCTATAAATTTGGAGATAATTGTCCTCAAGATATTTTTGCTACTTCTTCGCAAAACTTAGAAAAGATCAAGTATTTTTTGAATAAACTTTATGTCGCTACTAGTCGTGCTACAGAACAGCTTTTTATCGTTGACACCCAAAAAGGTGAGCAACATCTATGGCAATATGCTAGTGATAGTAACCAACTACAAAATTTAATTCGTAATCATCTCTCTCATTTGCAAAAATGGGAAAATAAAATTCATTTACTGAATTGGGGATATACGCCAGAAAGTTTAGGAAAAGATGATCCTTATACCATAGCAGAAACTTTAATGACAGAAGGATTAAATAATAAAAATTCTGATCTTCTATGGCGAGCCCATCAAGCCTATAAGCGTCTGCAACAAGAAGAACAAGCAGCAGTTTGTGAAGCAGAAGCGTTAAAACTAGATGGAGAATTTATTAAAGCAGGTCACTCTTTCTTAAAACAGCAAAAATTAGAAAGTGCCTGGCATTGTTTTTGGCAAGGAATGGCGTGGCAAGAGCTACTAAAACTTTATCATCATTTTAAGGAAACAGAAGCAGACATTGATGAAAATTCTTGGTTCAGAATTGAAAATGACTATCCACTCATTGAATACATGGCAACGTTATCAAGTAATCCGCAAGTATCACAACTTGATAACTTTACTCAAATTCTAAAGTCTCAGCTTAATAAAGAGCAATTCAAGCAAGAAATTCTTAGTCCTCAATGGCAAAATGCTCTAGAAAGTTACTACCAACAAATTAATTTATTTATTAAGAATAAAAGTCAAGAATTTTACTCTAATTGTGAAAATCATGCTCAAATTCTAGAGAAAGTTAGCTCTATTATTACTCAAGATCGTAAAAACAAATACTTAAAATTAGCAGGCTATTGTTACTTCTACAGCAAAAATTATCAACAAGCTATTAATTGTTGGGAGCTTAGTAAAACTACCAATATTCCCGAATATTATCGAGCCAAAGCTTATATTTTAGGAATGCCGAAAGGGTTAGAATACTTAGTAAGATTGGGAGCTAATCAAGAAATTTTACAAGCGTGGGAGAAAGCCAACAAGCCGATGCAACCCCAATGGTTAAGCTATGTTGCTCCTGTTTTAGAAGCCAACTCTCATTATGAGACAGCGCTACAAGCCTATTGTCATCTTAACAAAAAAGATAAAGTACACGCCTGTTGGAAAAAAATCTCTTCTCCCAGTTTAAAACTTATTAGCGGATTAATAAGTTACTATATCCACTTCCAGCATTGGGAAGAAATGATTACTACTCTTGAAAGCTATATTTCCCAAATTATTCAAAATACAAATACTCTTTTCCTTCCTTTCCTAACTCGCCTTGCTGCGTCTAAGTTAACCCCAGAAAGTCTCAATAAACAGCAACGTCAACGCCTAGAAACTTTATTTCAGGATAGCATTATCCCTCTCTCCAAACCTCAAAATTACTCAACCTATTACGTAGGGGTAATTTTAGAAAAGATGGGGGCTTTAGTTCTCTCTCTACAATTTTATGAGAATTATACAGGAAACCAAACTTCTTCAAAATTGCGTAAATTTGCTCGTCAACGTTGGTTAGCAGTGAAGAAAAAACAAGCTCTTTATTTCCAAAATCAAGGAAAAAATGAAAGAGCCAATAATTTAGAAAAAGAAGTCAAACGGCGAGCAATTCACTGGAGTATTCCGCCACAAGAAATTAAATTAACGCCACCTCAAATTCGCATTCAACAAAAGTCATCTTCACCCATTCCCACTGAAAAATCATTCTTAAAGTATCCTCAGGAAGCCCAAGTTGAATCTTTCCCGCAGGGAATTATGCAGTTAAAAGTGCGCCATCTTGATATTAAAGTAATGAAAAAGGCGCAACAAATACTAATTTTGGATCAGTTAAGTCAACAAACTATTCGTATTGATGGTTTAACGAGTCAAGTTAAAGTTGGGGAAATGATCTTAAAGCCTCAAGGGAAGCAAGGATTATCCTTTGTCTCCCCTTCAGGAAGTTTTGGGGGGAATGTCTTATATAGCAAGGAAGGGTTTAAGGTGGAATTAAAAATACAAGGTCTTAGTGAAAAAATTGAAATTACCTTCTAG
- the glpX gene encoding class II fructose-bisphosphatase: MLEKTLGLEIIEVVEQAAIASSRLMGKGLKDEADQLAVEAMRKRMNDINMRGRIVIGEGERDDAPMLYIGEEVGICTRPDAKNFCNPDELIEIDIAVDPCEGTNLVAKGQEGSMAVLAISEKGGLFAAPDFYMKKLAAPPVARGHVDIRKSPTENLKIIAECLNRSVDELVVVVMDRSRHEGLIKEIREAGARVRLIGDGDVSAALSCAFTGTNVHALMGVGAAPEGVISAAAMRCLGGHFQGQLIYDPEQVKTGLIGESRESNLERLQEMGIKDPDAVYNAEDLARGETVLFAASGITPGTLMQGVRFFHGGARTESLVISSQSMTARFVDTVHMFEQPKYIQLH; encoded by the coding sequence TTGTTAGAAAAAACACTTGGTTTAGAAATTATTGAAGTTGTAGAACAAGCCGCGATCGCCTCATCCCGTTTAATGGGAAAAGGACTTAAAGACGAGGCCGATCAACTCGCTGTTGAAGCCATGCGGAAGCGTATGAATGACATTAATATGCGCGGTCGCATTGTCATTGGGGAAGGGGAACGTGACGACGCTCCCATGCTCTATATTGGCGAAGAAGTGGGAATTTGTACTCGCCCTGATGCGAAAAACTTTTGTAACCCTGATGAACTGATTGAAATTGACATTGCCGTTGACCCTTGCGAAGGCACTAACTTAGTCGCAAAAGGTCAAGAAGGCTCAATGGCAGTATTAGCGATTTCGGAAAAAGGTGGACTTTTTGCAGCGCCAGACTTTTATATGAAAAAACTGGCTGCCCCACCCGTTGCCCGAGGTCATGTGGATATTCGCAAATCTCCTACCGAAAACCTAAAAATTATTGCTGAGTGCTTAAATCGCTCTGTGGATGAATTAGTGGTAGTCGTAATGGATCGCTCACGCCACGAAGGTTTAATTAAAGAAATTCGTGAAGCTGGGGCAAGAGTTCGTCTCATTGGAGATGGTGATGTTTCCGCTGCCCTTTCCTGTGCCTTTACGGGAACCAATGTTCATGCGCTGATGGGCGTAGGAGCTGCTCCAGAAGGCGTTATTTCTGCCGCTGCCATGCGTTGTTTAGGCGGTCACTTCCAAGGGCAATTAATCTATGATCCTGAACAGGTGAAAACAGGCTTAATTGGGGAAAGCCGCGAAAGCAACCTTGAGCGTCTTCAAGAAATGGGAATCAAAGACCCTGATGCAGTTTATAACGCTGAAGACTTAGCACGAGGAGAAACCGTTTTATTTGCCGCTTCTGGGATTACCCCTGGCACCTTAATGCAAGGAGTGCGTTTCTTCCATGGTGGTGCAAGAACTGAATCCTTGGTTATTTCCAGTCAGTCGATGACAGCACGGTTTGTAGATACCGTTCATATGTTTGAACAGCCCAAATATATTCAATTACACTAA
- a CDS encoding glutamate-5-semialdehyde dehydrogenase, giving the protein MKQGDDDQKSKLIETIVKQSHQASERLAMTTGSQRSRAVALMGQSLRRSYDDILEANTLDLETGREMALPELILEWLKLTPQRLETAIKILERLASIADPIQRVSHAPYPLDPAQTYCQRMPLGVITFIYEALPELSAIAAGLCVKTGNSLLLRGGSEASHSNEAILKALNTALEEADLPQHTLQLLCGDQGCSVRDLVRQEPYTQLVIPYGRPSLVEETAKLVNVPILRTAIGNCYLYWSTTGSAEKVRSVIVDSHVSEPDPVNAIEKVLINRNIKASLLTNVFQILKDKGFILKGEEELVTAYPQYLHPIQEKEWSQSYIKKVVAFRFVDDIGSAIAWINRHSSGHADCIISQSYRETRQFAQAVDSALVYVNASPRFFRYAANGDSIFLGMSNQKGYRRGLIGLESLTTFKQVVQGQ; this is encoded by the coding sequence ATGAAACAGGGCGATGATGATCAAAAATCAAAGCTGATCGAGACAATTGTAAAACAGTCTCATCAAGCGAGTGAGCGACTAGCAATGACCACGGGAAGTCAACGCTCACGGGCGGTGGCTTTAATGGGTCAATCCTTGCGACGCTCTTATGATGACATTTTAGAAGCAAATACTCTCGATCTTGAAACTGGGCGGGAAATGGCTCTTCCTGAATTAATCCTAGAATGGCTGAAATTAACCCCCCAACGCCTAGAAACCGCCATTAAAATTTTAGAACGATTGGCAAGCATTGCTGATCCCATTCAAAGAGTTAGCCATGCTCCCTATCCTCTAGATCCTGCTCAAACCTATTGCCAGCGGATGCCTCTAGGAGTAATTACGTTTATTTATGAAGCCTTACCTGAGTTAAGCGCGATCGCGGCTGGGTTATGTGTCAAAACGGGAAATAGTTTACTGTTACGAGGGGGAAGTGAAGCTAGTCATTCTAATGAAGCCATCCTTAAAGCTCTCAATACTGCCCTAGAGGAAGCCGACTTACCTCAGCATACTTTACAACTGCTGTGTGGTGATCAAGGGTGTTCAGTACGTGATTTGGTACGACAAGAACCTTATACTCAATTAGTGATTCCCTATGGTCGCCCTAGTTTAGTAGAGGAAACGGCAAAGTTGGTTAATGTTCCAATATTGCGAACCGCGATCGGTAATTGTTATTTATATTGGTCAACCACAGGCAGTGCAGAAAAAGTCCGTTCCGTAATTGTTGATAGTCATGTTAGCGAACCTGATCCTGTCAATGCCATTGAGAAGGTTCTAATTAACCGTAATATTAAAGCCTCGCTGTTAACTAATGTATTTCAGATCCTGAAAGATAAGGGATTTATCTTAAAAGGGGAGGAAGAATTAGTAACTGCCTATCCTCAGTATTTGCATCCCATTCAAGAAAAAGAATGGTCACAAAGTTATATAAAGAAAGTAGTTGCCTTTCGGTTTGTAGATGATATCGGGAGCGCGATCGCGTGGATTAATCGTCACAGTAGCGGTCATGCTGACTGCATTATCAGCCAGTCTTATCGTGAAACTCGTCAATTTGCCCAAGCCGTAGATAGTGCCTTAGTTTATGTCAATGCTTCCCCGCGCTTCTTTCGCTATGCGGCTAACGGTGACAGTATTTTCCTAGGAATGTCTAATCAGAAAGGATATCGACGAGGATTAATTGGATTAGAAAGCCTTACCACCTTCAAGCAAGTCGTACAAGGTCAGTAA
- the psbZ gene encoding photosystem II reaction center protein PsbZ: protein MSILFQISLAALVFLSFIMVIGVPVAYASPQNWEQSKRLIFVGSGIWALLVVAVGVLNFFVV from the coding sequence ATGTCTATTTTGTTTCAAATTTCACTAGCTGCTCTTGTGTTTCTGTCCTTTATTATGGTCATCGGGGTTCCTGTTGCCTATGCCTCTCCACAAAACTGGGAACAATCTAAACGCCTGATTTTTGTCGGTTCAGGAATTTGGGCTTTGCTTGTGGTTGCAGTGGGCGTCTTAAACTTTTTTGTGGTTTAA
- a CDS encoding group II intron reverse transcriptase encodes MTVGVRNVGSKDKESLEHTLDQIKQWMSERGLEISTEKTTIVSMEEGFDFLGFNLRHYDGKLLIKPQKEKVLAFCKKVGNTLNKMKASTQQEVIKVLNPLLRGFANYYRGVVSKETFSYISHRVWQYLWKWCCRRHPSKSKKWVKDKYFGSYKGNHWTFMCKGTGRGGKEKLSILYDISSTPIVRHVKVKGTASPDDPSLQDYWYKRSLKIGKQKWAKGSKYEQVAKMQEHKCPVCGESLYNEEEIETHHIVPVKDGGSDDPENLVHLHKACHKQVHSSKSKTKAGSKA; translated from the coding sequence GTGACAGTTGGGGTGCGGAATGTGGGTTCCAAGGACAAGGAAAGCCTAGAACATACACTAGACCAGATAAAGCAATGGATGTCAGAACGAGGTCTAGAAATCAGCACGGAGAAGACAACAATCGTCTCAATGGAAGAAGGTTTTGATTTTCTTGGATTTAACTTACGCCATTATGATGGTAAATTGTTAATTAAGCCTCAAAAGGAGAAAGTTCTTGCCTTCTGCAAGAAGGTTGGAAACACTCTTAATAAGATGAAGGCTTCTACCCAACAGGAAGTCATTAAAGTCCTAAATCCGCTTCTCCGAGGTTTTGCAAATTACTACAGAGGAGTAGTGAGCAAAGAAACCTTTAGCTATATCTCACATCGAGTATGGCAGTACCTCTGGAAATGGTGTTGTCGGCGACACCCAAGTAAATCAAAAAAGTGGGTAAAAGATAAATACTTCGGTTCATACAAAGGGAATCATTGGACTTTCATGTGTAAAGGGACTGGTCGTGGAGGTAAGGAAAAACTCTCTATTCTCTATGACATCAGTAGTACACCCATAGTAAGGCACGTCAAAGTCAAAGGGACAGCAAGCCCTGATGACCCCTCACTTCAGGACTATTGGTATAAAAGAAGCCTCAAGATAGGAAAACAAAAATGGGCAAAAGGTTCAAAATACGAACAAGTAGCCAAAATGCAAGAGCATAAGTGTCCTGTCTGTGGGGAGAGCCTCTATAACGAAGAAGAAATCGAGACCCACCACATAGTACCTGTGAAAGATGGTGGCTCAGATGACCCTGAGAATTTAGTCCACTTACACAAAGCGTGTCATAAACAGGTACACAGTTCAAAATCCAAGACAAAGGCTGGAAGTAAGGCTTGA